A stretch of Campylobacter gracilis DNA encodes these proteins:
- a CDS encoding transporter substrate-binding domain-containing protein: MKKIILGILLLFTSSVVANTLSEIRQSGSVRVGVFEAQPPFSKFEDGKFQGFEVTLAEALSKDIFGGKAGKVEFVPVKASERLKVLEENKVDMVLATFTITNERKQLVDFTTPYFAVNIGVLTRAGDRIKTVSDLHGKPIIAETGTTGEAYFRKEGFEIINCATANECYKMLKDGKGIGYATDNLIVLAYAVIDSDTEVNIKNLGVSDFLGIAVSKGNKDLLEFLNGELVKLSKNGFMKKTYDETIEPYYKGTAEKKYFLLDDLYSLF; this comes from the coding sequence ATGAAAAAGATAATTTTGGGAATTTTATTGCTATTTACAAGTAGTGTAGTGGCAAATACCCTATCTGAGATTAGGCAATCGGGCAGTGTGCGCGTAGGCGTATTTGAGGCGCAACCGCCTTTTAGTAAATTTGAAGACGGCAAATTTCAAGGATTTGAGGTGACCCTAGCCGAGGCGCTATCGAAAGATATATTCGGTGGCAAAGCGGGCAAGGTAGAATTCGTACCCGTAAAGGCTAGTGAGCGTTTAAAAGTGTTGGAAGAAAATAAAGTAGATATGGTGCTTGCGACCTTTACGATCACAAATGAGCGTAAGCAGCTAGTTGATTTTACGACGCCGTATTTTGCAGTAAATATCGGCGTGCTAACCCGCGCTGGCGATAGGATTAAAACTGTATCGGATCTGCACGGCAAGCCGATTATCGCAGAAACTGGAACTACGGGCGAAGCGTATTTTAGAAAAGAGGGTTTTGAAATCATAAATTGCGCCACTGCAAACGAATGCTATAAAATGCTAAAGGACGGTAAGGGCATCGGATATGCGACAGACAATCTGATAGTTTTAGCTTATGCTGTAATCGACAGCGACACCGAGGTAAATATCAAGAATTTAGGCGTTTCGGATTTCTTAGGCATTGCGGTTTCTAAGGGCAATAAGGATCTGCTTGAGTTCTTAAATGGCGAGCTAGTCAAGCTAAGCAAGAACGGCTTTATGAAAAAGACCTACGACGAGACTATCGAGCCGTATTACAAGGGCACTGCGGAGAAAAAATATTTCTTGCTAGATGACCTCTATAGCTTATTTTAG